A portion of the Mesobacillus sp. AQ2 genome contains these proteins:
- a CDS encoding DUF1128 domain-containing protein, which translates to MDLTKNSPENVDYMIEKIKEKLNVMNLGAIKSTHFDGEMYEELKEIFDMIMRKNTFSPNEMQAIAEELGNLRKQ; encoded by the coding sequence GTGGACTTAACTAAAAATTCCCCTGAAAACGTTGACTACATGATTGAAAAAATCAAGGAAAAATTGAATGTCATGAACCTCGGCGCAATCAAGTCGACACATTTTGACGGCGAGATGTATGAAGAACTCAAGGAAATCTTTGATATGATCATGCGAAAAAACACCTTCAGCCCGAATGAAATGCAGGCAATCGCTGAAGAGCTAGGAAACTTGAGAAAGCAATAA